The Silurus meridionalis isolate SWU-2019-XX chromosome 18, ASM1480568v1, whole genome shotgun sequence genome includes the window TTAAAGGAGGAGCAGATGAAATCCCAGCAGAGaatccaggagaagcagaagaaggtgcaGGAACTAAAACAGGCTGTGAACACTATAAAGGTGAGCAGTGAGCAGAGACAGAGCTGctcctagaaacacacacaacatggacaACATGGAGTCATTTAGAGTCCCAGTGACAGAGGGAatgatagatgtgtgtgtgtgtgtgtcctaacagCTCAGTGCACAGCAGCAGTGGAGGACACTGAGAGGATCTTTACTGAGCTGATCAGCTCCATAGAGAAAAAGCGTTTGGAGGTGATGGAGATGATCAGAGCTCAGGAGGAGGCTGAACTGAGTCGACCTGAACGGCTCCTGGAGGAACTGGAGCAGGAGATCGCTGATCTTCAGAGGAGAGTCACTGAGCtggagcagctttcacacacacacgatcacatccatttcctccaggtaacacacactgtctgaTCTACAGAACCAGCtgttcctcacacactctctaaaACACCTCTCATTAAGGGAACAATAAATGTCCCTGTCTGACATCACAAGTGTGTCTTTACTCTGAGATCATTCGTTCCTCTCTTTCTGTAGAGTTTccagtctctctgtgtctctgctgGACATTGGTCTCCTCAATTAGTAAGACCAGATTTTCACATGTCCAGCATCACTGTCCATCAACATCACTTCTCAGAcgaaataagaaaatatttctCAGATCTGAAGATGAAACTTGAGGAATTCTGTGAGGAGGAATTTTACAAAATCCCTGCACAAGGTAAGAGGAGCTGTTCCTGCTGGAGAAACACAATGATGGAGGTCTTTACTCACTCTGTAACAGAGTGATGTCGAGGGGTCAGTCTTCATTCCTGAGCATCAAAGTTCTGCACAGTTTAGAGTTTTTAACACTCACCTGATTCCAGTCTTGATGATGAACTGCTGATGTGAAGGAGTTTGTGTTCGAGCTGAGAATCTCTCCCCTTTGGTGCTTAATGAATAAAGTCTGACACGGGACCTACACACGTTTTTGATCTACACATGTTTCTGATGATTGATATAAATCTCtgattttatgtgttttatcatctgatcattttatttctgcCTCCACAGTTCAGTCTTTTTTCTCAGAGCCACAGAGCAGAGATGAGTTTCTGAAATGtgcgtctcacacacacacacacacacacacacacacacacacacacacagtgttctcattgttcagtttgtttttctcttttattttagaTTCATGTTATCTGACTCTGGATCCCAACACGGCACATCGTAACCTCATTCTGTCTGAGAAGAACAGAGCAGTGAGATACAGTGTGAGAGAGCAGTGGTACTCTGATCATCCAGAGAGATTTGACTACTGGCCTCAAGTGTtgtgtgaggagagtgtgtgtggacgctgttactgggaggtggagtggagcAGTAATGCTAATAGTGTTGTGTCCATTTCAGTCTCATATAAAGACATCAGAAGGAAAGGACGGGGTGATGAGTGTGGGTTTGGATACAAcaatcagtcctggagtctgcagcgttcttcttcttctctctgtttcGATCACGACAACATTAAGACTTATCTCGGAGTTCCAGCACCATCCAGAATAGGAGTGTATGTggatcacagtgcaggaactctgTCCTTCTACAGCGTCTCTGACACCATGAAGCTCCTCCACAGAGTCCAAACAACATTCACTCAGCCTCTATATGCTGGATTTGGACTTTACTATTCTACAGTGAGATTGTGTGATCCAgaataaagtgtgtagtgtttgaTCTAAAATTCCTGCACGTTGCCACATTGTTGCTCAAACATCTTTCTTACTAGCACACAATCCAGCTGCATAAAAGCAATaccattttaataattataacagattattaattttataataattaaaaacaattttttagaATTAACTGTCAgacaagaaataaatagaatgaaaaaaataaatacatttgaaaatttggaaaaaaaaacaactttggcATGAATTGgattattttgcttttgtttttagttCTTTCATAATCctaaaattagattttattcaaTGGTTCCCACTGCAATTCCATCCCCTCACCATGAGAGGGAACCATCACCTGAATACTGAGCACATAGAAAAGTCATGGTTTTAGTATACATAAACTATGCTCACGCTAAATACTGctaaaaatattgtaatttttattacacACCAAGTTCCATTCCATTGTTCTATGTTCTTTGCTCTACTGTGTAATAACCTTGTTTGCCtctttacatttattgtgtatttctttgtgatttagatttgtttgtttcctgGACTGTTACCAATTGGTGTACAGAACATTATGCCTGCATCTGCAATTATAATATTGGATTGTATTTAGCATATTTTCTGCTTGGTTTCAATAAAACCCTGCATATGGATTCTAACCCATCTGAGTCCACCGCTTCTTTACAGAATACTTCTCCAACTGGAAATCCAGCTAAGGTTTCACAGCTGCTCATCAATCCAGCATCACTTACCTTCTGCAAGTCCTTTGTGTGATGCCAGCTGGCAGACCCACACCTTCAAACCTGGCTCTACCATTCTTGCAGCTTTCTCCGGCGATGTGTAACGTCTCTTCTGCATCACAACCAGAAGCCTACGGTGCAGACCCTGTGAATTGCACACTCTTGCTGTTACTGCTAATAGGAAGGGCTTTGGACTGAGCCTCTGAATTATTATAAACTTTACTGCCCACTTTACTCAGCTTATTCGAGAAGTGTTCAAATATCAGTGTGGGAACTGGATGTTTCTGGCCAACTGTTACAACTATGCCAAGAGTCCGACTCTGTAAGTTGACTATGCTGAAAAATTTTGGACTTTAGCCCCCCAGAGTGCTATCCGTAAAATCTGTCAATTAGGTCTCAACACAACCAAGAATAAGACATCCTAGTTTATTGCCAGGTGGTAGAAGATCTCCAAGAATGTGATTGTCAGAGTCAGAGTGGAAGACTGGACAGTTGTCGATGACCTGACTGGAGAATCTCCCTCATGctgtaaatcatttatttacaaaacccTATTTTGTCCCAATAAGAGCTGTAATAATTAATTATGGcacattatattgtataaatatgAGTTATTAAGAGTGTttgataatttattaattaaataattaaaaataataaatttctaAATTTAATACTTAAACTTTAtgcttatataataattaaaatgcacaTTGAATTCAAGAGCCAAAAACTGGCCTGACCAGTACGATCCTCACTTACAAGTAAGGGGGCCTGTAATCATGACCACCTACACTAATTCATGAATCAACACATGTATTAAGATTTGGAAAAAGGGGTTGGAATAAGGAAGGCATGTGACTGTTTGGGTAGAAGCATCAGAGACTTGAGGGACAGTCAGGTGCAGGTGTAGAGGACATCTTCCTCCTTTCAAGCTCCACCCACTCTCGCTTATAGACTATCAACACATAAGCTCAAAgttaattcaaataaaacgCAACTGAACTAAGATAAAGGCTTCATCTCTGTCgctttatcttcttctttttctcactgtaaATGTGAGGAAAATGGCGGAGGCCAGTATTTCAGTAGATCAGGATCAGTTCAtctgtccagtgtgtctggatctCCTGAAGGACCCGGTGACTGTCCCTTGTGGACACAGtttctgtaaggtgtgtattaatgGCTGCTGGGATCAGGAATCTCAGAAAGGCATCTTTAGCTGTCCTCAGTGCAGAGACACTTTCACTCCAAGGCCTGTTCTACGCAGAAACAACATGCtggctgaagtggtggagaaactAAAAAAGACTGAACTCCAAGCTGCTTCTCCTGATCACTGTTACGCCGGACCTGGAGATGTAGAGTGTGATTTCTGCACCGGGAGAAAACACAAAGCCGTCAAGtcctgtctggtgtgtgtgtcttcttACTGTGAAACTCACCTGAAATCTCATCTAGAACGTCCTGCTTTGAAAAAACACACCTTAACTGAAGTGTCAGCAAAATTACATGAGAAGATATGCTCTGAACATAACAAGCTGATTGAGATCTACTGTCGTACTGATCAAACCTGCATCTGTTATTTGTGTACGATGGATAAACATAAAGGACACGACACCATCACAGTCTCAGGAGGAAGAGCTGAGAAACAGGTGAGAacctaaataatttttttatggcaCAAAGCAAAGTAAAGCAAAAAACAGTCAAATAATATGTGCAGCTATGGTTTATCTTGAGTTCCTCTCGACTTTAGACTCTGGCAGGCAGTCATGATGTCACACCATCATCCAGTTCATTTACAGCTCAAAAATTTTACTCTTTAGCCCCAACTTCCATCCATGCACCTGTCTCCAAAGCCCAAAATGAATCCACATCTAGGTTTCATTCATGGTTGGGCAGCAATTTAATCTTCCATCTGCCTGCTAATGACTGAAAATCCTTCATTTCCAGCCATTATAATAAAAGCCCATTGTATAAAATCTACAGAATGCTGGCAGACTGAACACAAATGCAAATTTCACTATATAACTATCTATATTATTTTATGGTCTCCAATGtaacacgcactcacacacacctagcATAGCAAATACAGCTCTAGGACACACGAATTTACCTTCATTGAAATCAATATTTAAACTTTCTCCTCAGAGAGAGTTAAAGGAGCAGCAGATGAAATCCCAGCAGAGaatccaggagaagcagaagaagttgcaggagctgaaacaggctgtgaacactataaaggtgagcagtgagcagagacagagctgctcctagaaacacacacaacatggacaACATGGAGTcatttggtttgtgtgtgtcctAACAGCTCAGTGCACAGACAGCAGTAGAAGACAGTGAGATCATCTTTACTGAGTTGATCAGCTACATGGAGAAAAAGCGCTCAGAGGTGACAGAGATGATCAGAGATCAGGAGAAGGCTGAACTGAGTCGAAATGAACGACTCCTTGAGCAACTGGAGCAGGAGATCGCTGATCTTCAGAGGAGAGTCACTGAGCTAGAAAAGCtttcacacacagagacacatgaTGACATCCATTttctccaggtaacacacactcactgtggtGTTCTCCTGAGGTCAGGTTGGGTAATTTAGTGAGGGAACATTGACGTAAATATGAGCAGATTTTGagaatcagaaagaaaaaagaccgTGAGAAAGAACGCTGCAACTTTGTACTACACAATCCTTGTTCTTTCCTATTACTTTCCAAATTGCTTTGTTTGTGCTGTTTATCTTTTAAAGGTTAAATTGTTTTCTGTAGCTTTTAGCTTCTGGTCGTCGCTCTCCTCCGTTTAAAAGACCTACTTTTGATGCATCCAGCATCACTGTCCATCAACATTTTTCATTTGATAGATTGAGGAATTCTCTCTCAGATCTGAAGAAGAGACTCGAGGAATTCTGTGAGAGGAAATTCAGCAAAATCCCCCCAAAAGGTGAGAAGAGCTGTTCCTACTGGAGAAACACACCTGGCACTTTCATCTGTTTCCATCTTTTGTGCCACCTGATGATGCTTTTTAACTTTATCTCCATTTTTCTCTTCCCAGCTGCAGCAGTACACAACATTTTACCACCAGAACCACAGAGCAGAGAGGATTTTCTGAAATGTGCGTCTAACACACCTACAATCACACATACTAAACATGTACATCCTTCACACACATGGGGACACACATTTCCACCTTGTGGAGAGCTTGTTGGGAAGAAGGATCGGGCAGCTGGCATTGTATTAGATAGTCAAACATTTAAGCATTTCTTTTCCATCGTTATGTACCTGCTCTACAGCAACAAAAGCTGGGTGGTACATAGCCCTTCACCATCTGagacaacacagccaacaaatgtcagtatgtaaaataaaaaggaccaaaaaataaaaatgtaaagtagcCCACCACAGAGTTTAGCTTTACCTTAGTGGAAGCCTGCTGGAAAAATTCTGACCACTGGACAGGATCTTATATTTCCTTTTAGTAAGATCAATCAGAGAGCTGGTGACATCCAAACAATTGGTCACCAATCTGCAATAATGGCCAGCCAGCCCCAAATaatctttcatttccttttttggtTTGGGTCTCGGGCAGGTCACAGTCGCTGCCATTTGGGGATACACCTGCCATGACCCAAATGGAAGCCCAAATTCAGTACTCTTGTTCCTTCTTGACCTCACGATCAAATACTCTGACTTCTCATGTGACCTCAAAGCTCTTTGACACCTGACACCTCAAGAGAGTCATTTAGAGCTTCATGTAAGGTTGTAATATGAATACTTTCTCTTCGAATACAAAGTCACACAGCCATGCACAAGAACTGTTGTTTTGGAGCCTGTTGCAAATTCATTTCATTGTTAATTCTCCCACTGTGTGTAGTTTTGCTCTCaagtgtttttaatgtaaaaggGTCCTCCCTTTCCAATTTTCCCAATTTTCCAGCATGGCATATAACTAACAGTTGAATAATATTTCAATTGGTGAAAATTTTAATGAAGTGCAAGCTGAGATATTAAGCAAAGGCACCCATTACAGGTATCACATAGCATAGTTCACTAAAACCAGCACTAAGCAATGACCATTCTCATGCCATCTATTTTAATGGCCCAAAGAGGACCATCCCAATTCTTTCAAGGGAGATCTTAATTAGCCAATTGGCACTTTTGGGGTGGCTGGTGGATTCATCAGCTGACATTCGCAATATGCCTCACACTACTGTGCACATTACCACAAATGCGATCTACCTTTCATTATAGAATAATACAGATAGGAGAATACAACTAATAGCCTCAGCAATGACTCCCTAGCTAATGTTGTGCACAtttcacatctacacaaaattaGAAAAACCCCAAATTCCCTTCAATAACAGCTTAAATGTGGGCCAATAAATTCCCAGAAGTAGAGAATGGTGTGGCAGGGTTTAATCCCTGCCTCAACAGTATGCTTTTTGGTGGCTGATGTGCCTTGTCTGATCCAGCAATGCTAGATACTGACACTTGTCCCACTTTGCTGTTGTAGCTGAAAGACAGTCAAAGAATTGCTCCCACACCACCAAGTCAAGGATCTTGTTTGCTTTGCACACCTCTAACAGGCATTTCTGGTGCTGTTGGTGATGCTCCAAGTTCAGCCTACCCTCTGCACAATTCCTATTCCTATTTTCTATTCCTATTTTCAGGTTAGCATATACAAACTAGATTAGCCTGGAGCTAGGGTGGCGGCTGGGATTCTCTCTTATTCTAGCACACCCTTGAGCACCTTCTGTTCTTCAGCCTGAGCTTTGATTAAGGCCCGGAAGCACTGATAATGCTCCATGTCAACCTCCAAGCAGGCTTAATGTTCAGTTTGCTGGTGGGCGGAGAGGACTTAATTGACTATACTCAGTGGCTAGGACTCCATatgttctctttctcctttcatGCTCTCCATTGCACGAGTACTTACCACGCGCTTCCTCAGGCTCTACCTTCTATTTACAAATTTGACCACGGCTCCACTgacacaaaaatacatacaaacatatcaGAAAccacacataaacaaacaatttcacacacatgcaaatagcataaacatttatttatttatttatttatttatttatttattttat containing:
- the LOC124401396 gene encoding E3 ubiquitin/ISG15 ligase TRIM25-like, with protein sequence MAEASISVDQDQFICPVCLDLLKDPVTVPCGHSFCKVCINGCWDQESQKGIFSCPQCRDTFTPRPVLRRNNMLAEVVEKLKKTELQAASPDHCYAGPGDVECDFCTGRKHKAVKSCLVCVSSYCETHLKSHLERPALKKHTLTEVSAKLHEKICSEHNKLIEIYCRTDQTCICYLCTMDKHKGHDTITVSGGRAEKQRELKEQQMKSQQRIQEKQKKLQELKQAVNTIKLSAQTAVEDSEIIFTELISYMEKKRSEVTEMIRDQEKAELSRNERLLEQLEQEIADLQRRVTELEKLSHTETHDDIHFLQLLASGRRSPPFKRPTFDASSITVHQHFSFDRLRNSLSDLKKRLEEFCERKFSKIPPKAAAVHNILPPEPQSREDFLKYFCYLTLDSNTVHYKLILYERNRAVRLNERVQQYSDHPERFDSSWPQVLCKESVSGRCYWEVEWSGVGTVDISVSYKGIRRKGQDKECAFGYNNQSWTLFCSSHCFYHNNIKNDLGIPAPSRIGVYLDHSAGTLSFYSVSDTMKLLHRVQTTFTQPLYPGFGLYWSPSASTTVRLCDPE
- the LOC124401459 gene encoding tripartite motif-containing protein 16-like — translated: MAEASISVDQDQFICPVCLDLLKDPVTVPCGHSFCKVCINGCWDQENQKSVYSCPQCRDIFIARPVLCKNSMLAEVVEKLWKKTEVQAASPDHCYARPGDVECDFCTKRKHKAVKSCLVCVASFCEIHLKPHLEVPALKKHTLTEASAKLNDEICSEHNRMIEIYCKTDQTCICYMCMMDKHKGHDTFTASIERAEKQSELKEEQMKSQQRIQEKQKKVQELKQAVNTIKVSSEQRQTAVEDTERIFTELISSIEKKRLEVMEMIRAQEEAELSRPERLLEELEQEIADLQRRVTELEQLSHTHDHIHFLQSFQSLCVSAGHWSPQLVRPDFHMSSITVHQHHFSDEIRKYFSDLKMKLEEFCEEEFYKIPAQVQSFFSEPQSRDEFLKYSCYLTLDPNTAHRNLILSEKNRAVRYSVREQWYSDHPERFDYWPQVLCEESVCGRCYWEVEWSSNANSVVSISVSYKDIRRKGRGDECGFGYNNQSWSLQRSSSSLCFDHDNIKTYLGVPAPSRIGVYVDHSAGTLSFYSVSDTMKLLHRVQTTFTQPLYAGFGLYYSTVRLCDPE